A part of Rhopalosiphum maidis isolate BTI-1 chromosome 3, ASM367621v3, whole genome shotgun sequence genomic DNA contains:
- the LOC113555615 gene encoding uncharacterized protein LOC113555615: protein MATNWWKLIVLQILITTAIGSTGLELGDDSKLSNENMILLFKQFLEDIKNQHTIKDNEKIEKIKDLYQPLSLTSINGKYFDKFTENELKNEDLQQSTFENLQNMKSIEHFNKKSDKTNLCYFKICNKKKSIDDYDNFIRYVTKRYYNTQQF, encoded by the exons ATGGCAACAAATTGGTGGAAATTAATAGTCTTGCAAATATTGATAACTACTGCAATTGGTTCAACTGGATTGGAGCTTGGTGACGATTCAAAATTgtcaaatgaaaatatgattttgttatttaaacagtttttagag gatataaaaaatcaacatacCATCAAAGATAACGAGAAAATAgagaaaataaaagatttatatcAACCATTGTCATTGACATCAATAAATGgcaaatattttgacaaattcacagagaatgaattaaaaaatgaggATTTACAGCAATCAACATTTGAAAAtcttcaaaatatgaaaagtattgaacattttaacaagAAAAGTG ataaaacaaatttatgttattttaagatttgcaacaaaaaaaaatccatagaTGACTATGACAATTTCATCCGTTATGTAACAAAAAGATATTACAATACACAACAGTTTTAA
- the LOC113556241 gene encoding protein cereblon-like — protein MSDPNDNRINLHENEFHPSPIPAVGNSGISSALQSLQVPYQYLGNELQNITGCINYKSGVIVNTVPLLFIKLNLMPGEIAPIIANSLDIKFILHYVVTSNRPFGICHKINENMCTYGTLAAICDHSKVMEATTPETYEIKVKGLQLFQLLHVKSFPDSDNETLALARIKFIQNITIKQHPYNELCLRPKKYNLSPGEMFHKKGMWQSQWPAWVYKQFDVDELVSRIIKKVKLLYKGIKFSNVPSIFSFQVTKLGLFTQEEVNELLGIESTNLRLQYELQYLKQNQSMQKFKCARLRCDFPISNMSQLLSISLSGLVDSYCDSWGVINGLVTVTDLEDGLSVVIVENISSDIWFFGYTSSAIFCPNCANYVGWKFVNTDKSSLLPKIFYGLSAHTVTSMETYILPLASLNDEMPLEENSDREIIFESVSDGDILDT, from the exons ATGTCCGATCCCAATGATAACAG AATAAACTTACATGAAAATGAATTTCATCCAAGTCCTATTCCAGCTGTAGGAAATAGTGGtattt cCTCAGCACTTCAAAGTCTACAAGTACCATATCAG TATTTGGGAAATGaacttcaaaatattactggatgcataaattataaatcaggTGTTATTGTTAATACAGTACCacttctttttataaaattaaatttgatgccTGGAGAAATTGCGCCAATTATTGCTAATTCTttggatattaaatttatattacattatgtcgTGACCAGTAATCGTCCATTTGGAATTTGCCACAAAAT TAACGaaaatatgtgtacatatGGTACACTAGCTGCAATTTGTGACCATTCTAAAGTCATGGAAGCTACTACACCAGAAACATATGAAATTAAAGTTAAGGGCTTACAGCTATTTCAACTTTTACATGTCAAATCATTTCCtgatag tgataatGAAACACTTGCTTTGGCTCGaatcaaatttatacaaaatattacaataaaacaacatCCGTACAATGAACTGTGTTTACGtccaaagaaatataatttaagtccgggtgaaat gtTCCATAAGAAAGGCATGTGGCAAAGTCAGTGGCCAGCTTGGGTTTATAAGCAATTTGATGTTGATGAATTAGTATCTCGCATtatcaaaaaagttaaattattgt ataaaggTATAAAGTTCTCAAATGTTCCAAGTATATTTTCATTCCAAGTGACAAAACTTGGTTTATTCACTCAAGAAGAAGTAAATGAATTGCTTGGTATTGAGTCAACAAACCTACGACTTCAATATGAACtacagtatttaaaacaaaat CAATCAATGCAAAAATTTAAGTGCGCTAGACTTAGATGTGATTTTCCAATTTCTAATATGAGTCAATTGCTTTCAATATCTCTTAGTGGACTAGTGGATAGTTATTGTGACTCTTGGGGAGTAATTAATGGCCTAGTTACAGTTACTGACCTAGAAGATGGTTTAAGCGTGGtaatagttgaaaatatatcaTCTGATATCTGGTTCTttgg gtatacaagtTCTGCAATTTTTTGTCCAAACTGTGCAAATTATGTAGGTTGGAAATTTGTGAATACTGATAAATCATCACTATTGccaaaaattttttatgggtTATCTGCACATACCGTAACATCTATGGAAACCTACATATTGCCTTTAGCTTCTCTAAATGATGAAATGCCACTCGAAGAAAACAGTGATAGAGAAATAATATTCGAGTCCGTCAGTGATGGAGACATTTTA gataCATAA
- the LOC113559296 gene encoding uncharacterized protein LOC113559296, protein MDKNFEENLKRGRLFIKRLEELQYSYFNSRPEWITIHMDDLKLFIASFYYERPSPNVIDNNKYSDMNNAEILFKLYDNEIQETILNMKKIIEKKIEPDSYGNINVGLTMTHSICKKKCDICQNFPDKDIHKWFLLRIKSINNECIYIDYEHNKTYCNWEEYLKKNNLPEGFMFYPISGLYDTSKTLYQNITPASQTTEKILKVADIASKISDWSGSIILIASSFFPIAAPVILPAVVLYTGSSVYGAGRQINQLINMYKYDNKVSVARSCYEWIDLAISVIGTIATPAHLFSAIATEISFIQKSRRALTIFQKSAYVTQCTLEVFRFTLELIDNNFKVTLKNVLNLRLDLFLITGILMSSSDIKNILNILSQNTVWLPIYKTMESIPYCMGRILWQSVYFIKNHLKVFVEQVTMFLENKLTPENLFFAWKNIRLIFDNYQKQTTELGVGELLWHVVENIAEQESVKYVLRGQRMEELLESLREVTVNKSIHPALVKYCVERVLLEAKNLSAIHNDCVAELARLGETNVCEIDKEFCTMHKLERCAMDQYALCAIREIGKKPVALMAEYQKHASRPENMFNDEMVVNETVGDSRSVKGYTFVAPCSVLDLEMCLQFAKKINPQHNYINHEFAQPEADVSVLIKVSAFSVNIIFFGIDLINGVPKMNICFFQENLDSTSSIKNCKGLKMLQKAP, encoded by the exons ATGGACAAAAATTTTGAAGAAAACCTTAAA agaGGACGTCTGTTCATTAAACGTCTCGAAGAAttacaatattcatatttcaatTCTCGGCCAGAATGGATTACCATACATATGGATGATCTGAAATTGTTTATAGCATCCTTTTATTACGAACGCCCATCTCCTAATGTAATTGATAACAACAAATATAGTGATATGAACAAtgcagaaatattatttaaattatatgataatgaaATCCaagaaactattttaaatatgaaaaaaataatagaaaaaaaaattgaacctGATTCTTATGGTAACATTAATGTAGGTTTAACTATGACACATagtatttgcaaaaaaaagtGTGATATCTGCCAAAATTTTCCTGATAAAGATATACATAAATGGTTTTTACTTCGAATAAAGTCGATcaataatgaatgtatttatattgattatgaaCACAATAAAACATACTGTAACTGGGAAGAATATTTGAAGAAGAATAATCTTCCTGAAGGATTTATGTTCTACCCTATTTCTGGGTTGTATGATacatcaaaaacattatatcaaaatataacacCGGCTTCCCAAACAAccgaaaaaattttaaaagtagctGACATAGCTTCAAAAATATCAGATTGGTCTGGCAGTATAATTCTGATAGCTAGTAGTTTTTTCCCCATAGCAGCGCCTGTGATCTTACCAGccgttgtattatatacaggtTCTTCTGTATATGGAGCTGGTAGACAAATCAATCAACTGATAAACATGTACAAATATGACAATAAAGTTTCAGTCGCACGATCTTGTTATGAATGGATTGATTTGGCAATTTCTGTAATTGGCACTATAGCAACACCAGCACATTTATTTTCTGCAATAGCTACTGAAATctcatttattcaaaaatcaagAAGAGCTCtgacaatttttcaaaaaagtgctTATGTTACTCAATGTACATTGGAAGTCTTCCGTTTTACATTAGAATTaatagacaataattttaaagtaacattgaaaaatgtgttaaacCTACGTTTGGATTTATTCCTTATTACTGGAATATTAATGTCTTCaagtgatattaaaaatattttaaat ATACTGTCCCAGAATACTGTTTGGTTGCCGATTTACAAGACTATGGAGTCAATTCCTTACTGCATGGGTCGAATACTTTGGCAGTCGGTTTACTTTatcaaaaatcatttgaaaGTGTTTGTGGAACAAGTCACAATGTTTCTCGAGAATAAACTCACTCCAGAGAATCTGTTCTTTGCTTGGAAAAATATTCGACTCATATTTGACAACTATCAGAAACAAACGACCGAGTTGGGCGTCGGCGAGTTGTTGTGGCACGTGGTGGAAAACATCGCGGAGCAAGAGAGCGTGAAGTATGTGTTGCGTGGCCAGCGCATGGAAGAGCTGTTGGAAAGTCTGCGCGAGGTCACGGTGAATAAATCAATCCATCCGGCCTTGGTCAAGTATTGCGTGGAGCGCGTCCTGCTGGAGGCGAAAAATTTGTCCGCAATACACAACGATTGCGTAGCCGAACTAGCCAGGCTCGGCGAGACGAACGTTTGTGAGATAGACAAAGAGTTTTGCACCATGCACAAGCTAGAAAGATGCGCCATGGACCAGTACGCGCTGTGTGCCATCCGCGAGATTGGTAAGAAACCGGTCGCTCTGATGGCCGAGTACCAGAAGCACGCGTCCCGTCCGGAAAACATGTTCAATGACGAAATGGTGGTCAACGAGACTGTCGGCGATAGTCGGTCGGTCAAGGGGTACACATTTGTGGCGCCGTGCAGTGTGCTGGATTTAGAAATGTGCTTGCAGtttgcaaaaaaaatcaatccgCAGCATAACTACATCAATCACGAATTCGCACAGCCCGAAGCCGACGTGTCTGTACTAATCAAAGTTTCCGCTTTTTCGGTCAATATCATCTTCTTCGGCATCGACCTGATAAACGGCGTTCCGAAGATGAACATCTGTTTCTTCCAAGAAAATCTTGATTCTACCTCGTCAATCAAAAACTGCAAGGGTTTGAAGATGTTGCAAAAGGCTCCTTAG